The Gammaproteobacteria bacterium region CTGCGACCTCAGGTTTGTCTGCATACGGGGCCCATAACGCCGCGGTGTGGCCTCCGAGGCTTCCGTCTGCGAACTCCTTGGCGCCACCGAACCGAAGCCGGGACGAGATTCTGTCGATCCGGTGTGCTGCCGTCTCGATGTCGTCCGGCGTTCGGCCGATCACAAGGCCGTGAACTCTCAGGGGGAGATCTGAAGCGATGTCGGCGAGCATCTCGAGTTCGTTTCCCGACGTCCAGAGGCTGCCGGAGACTTCGACGATCCCGCCGAGTGATGTGAGTCCGAGATGAGCAAGATGGCGCATCGTCTCGAGAAGGGCTTGCGCGTCGACGGGAGGTGTTCTCAGAACCGATGCTACGAGCCCGATCGCCGTCTCCCGCAAGATGCCGTTGGGATTCCCGTCTGCGTCACGGTCGAAAGAACCTGCGGCGGGGTCTGGGGTGTGCGGTCCGATTCCCGCCGCATCGAGTGCTGCGGTGTTCGCCACCCCAATGTGGCCGCACACTCGAGTCAGGAATACCGGACGTTCTGTGACGATGGTGTCCAGGTCGTGTCTGGTCGGCAGGCGCCGATCGGAGAGGCGCTCCTCGTCGAGGCGGCTTCCGGTCAACGCCCAACTGCCGTCGAGATGGGCATCGGCGTCTGCGAGTACCGACAGCAACGTCGAGATATCCGGAACTCCGTCGAGGAGGAGGCCTCCTTTGGTGGACGCGTATCCGACAGGATGGATGTGGGCGTCACGAAGGCCCGGTAGGAGCACTCCGCCGGAGAGGCGCTCCTCCGAGATGTTGGCCGATCGCAACCGGTCGGCTTGGCCGAGTTCGACGATCGTTCCATCGTGAACGAGGATGGCGTCCCCGGAGACTCCCCGTGCCGTTCGAACCAGATCGGCCACGAAGAGGCGCATCAGCGGGGGAACTCCCATATGAGCTCGCTCATCGGTTTCCTGCCTGCATATGCGCGCCGGGATCGTGAGATTCGTTCACGCTCCGGATCTTCGTAGCCGAAGGCGATCGCGTAGCGGCAGACATGGCCGTCGGGAAGATCGAGGATGCGGCGGCTGCATTCACCGTCATGCAGCGTCACCGGGCACGACGCGATTCCCAGGGCGGCGGCGGCCAGCATCATGTTCTGTGCCACCCGCCCGATATCGAACTCGTAGCCGTCGGGGAGCCGAATCAGCGCTATGCCGAAGGTGGCGTTGCGGAGGGGTGCCGTGTAGTTGCCGCACGCCGAGATCGTCTCGCGAGCGGCCTTGTCCCGCAGGGGAACGAACGCCCAGCGCTGTGTGTTCTTGGCACTGCCCGTCCAGCGACCCGCCTCGAGGATGCGATCTACATCTCGATCGGGAATGGGGTCTGACGTGAATTGCCGGACGGCTCTGAGTCCCTTGATCAAGGCATACGGGTTCGTGGAATGAGCCATGTGCGCGAACTCCTCTCGCTGGGCTACGAAGCAGAATCTACCCTCGGCTCGGCGAGGGAGTGGTCGATGAGCCTGCGCCACTCGTCATGAAGGGATGCATTGGATGCGATGAAGTGTTCGTCGTGCGGAGTGGAAGGTTCGCTCTCTCTGTTCGTCACGATGCCACCCGCCTCTCGTACCAGAAGAAGTCCCGCGGCGACGTCCCACGGGCCGAGTTTCTGTTCCCAGAACGCGTCGTAACGACCTGCGGCGACCCACGCGAGGTCCAGCGATGCCGTCCCCATGCGCCGCAGGCCCTGGATCCGGGCCAACACGGCACCGAGAGTGCGGGCGTACTCATCCGCGCGCTCACGACGATCGTACGGAAAACCCGTAGCGACGATCGCTGTATTGAGGGTCTTCGTGGGAGACACGATCAGGCGCCGGTCGTTGGACCACGCTCCACCTCCCGCGACGGCGTGGAATTCCTCTTGCCGGAACACGTCGAGGACAACACCGACCAGCGGCTGTCCTTGTTCGTAGAGAGCGACGGAGACGGCGACGTGTGGCACGCCGTGCACGAAGTTCACCGTTCCGTCGAGCGGATCGACGATCCACATCCGCCGGGCACTCTCGATCCGGCCACCTGCTTCTTCGCCCAGAAACGCGTCGTCGGGCCGCTCACACGACACCAGCGTCTGGATGCGTTCCTCGGATTCCCGATCTGCGGCCGTGACCGGGTTGACCTTGCCCTTGTAATCGACCGATGTCAGGTGTCCGAAGATGCGCCGGATCGCCGACGCTCCTTCCCGTGCCGCTGCCCTGGCAAGTTGTAGATCGTTCATCGCCATGGACTCTAGGACCCTGACGGCTCGGCACCGAGATGAGGAGGCCACCACAGTGGGTGGCCTCCTCGAGCCAGCCCAGGGGTCAGAGCCCCTGCCAGGGACAGGCCGGCACTGTAGATCGCTACCGGCGCTCGTACGCGTCGAGTCCCGCCTCGATCGTATCGATCGCCTGATCCAGTTCTTCGATGGTGGTGATGAGCGGAGGGATGAATCTGATCACGTTTCCATCCGGGCCGCACGCGATGATGATCAGCTCGTGCTCCAACCCGTACCGTGCGAGGAACTGCATCGCTTCGGCATCCGGTTCCCTGGTGTCATGATCCTTGACCAGCTCGACACCGATCATCAGACCGAGTCCGCGCACATCGCCGATCGTGGGATGTTCTTGCTGCGCCGTGCGGAAACGAGCGAACGCGTGAGAGGAGAGTTCTCGAGCATGCGGGAGCAGGCCCTCCATGACTTCGAGACCGGCCACCGACGCTGCACACGCCACCGGGTTCCCGCCGTAGGTTGTGCCGTGAGCGCCGACCGGCCATGCGCTCATGACTTCACGAGAAGCTCCGTACGCCGAGAGCGGCATCCCGTTTGCGATGCCCTTGCCGAGCACGATGATGTCGGGATCGATCCCGAAATGATCGGAGGCGAACCATTCCGCCGTGCGACCGAAGCCCGTCTGGACTTCGTCGAACACCAGCATGATGCCGTGCTCGTCTGCCATGTCCCGGAGTGCACGGAGGAAGGGTTCCGGAGCGGGGTAGTAGCCACCCTCTCCTTGAACGGGCTCGACGAGGAATGCGGCGATGGTCTTGGGGAGGACCTCATGCTTGAACATTCTCTGCAGTTCGTCCAAGGAGAGTTTCGTGGCTTCCTCCTCGGTCATTCCCCACCGATAGGGGTGCGGAAACGGGGCAACCCACACCGAACCGAGGATCGGGTGGTAGCCGTCCCGATACTTCGCGTTCGAGGTCGTATATGAGACCGATCCCATCGTCCGGCCGTGGAACGCGCCCCGAAACACGACCACGCCCTGACGCTTCGTCGTGTACTTGGCGAGCTTGACCCCGGCTTCGACGGCTTCGGCGCCGGAGTTCGCGAAGCCGAACATTTCGATGCCGTCGGGAGTGATCTCGCGGAGCCGTTCCGCCACGCGGACGATCGAGTCGTATCGGAAGACACAGCCTGCGTGGGTCAGCTTGCCGAGTTGTTCTCTGGCGGCTGCCACGACGTTCGGATGATTGTGGCCGAGATTGACGACGGCGGTACCGCACGCGAAATCGGCGTAGTGGTTGCCGTCGGTGTCGTACACCCAGAGGCCCTCGGCGTGGTCGGCGTGAATGTCGGTGTCGAAGGCGAGGACGGGGGCGACGGAAGAGGCGAAACGGTCGAGAAAGTCTTTCATTGATGTTCCTTTCGGCAGTTGCAGCAGATCCGGTGATGATTGCTACAAAGGAACGGCAAACAGCGCGGCCCTCGCGAGACGCGGAGTGTACGCACGCAGATGCACGGCTGCCATGGACTCATTGTGCCACAGGACGCAAATGGTTGCCGTGAAGGTCCGGTCGGTACATCGGGCAACGGTGTGCGACAGCTCAGACCTCTCTGTCCCAGTGCCCTCTCGCGACCGCTGACTCCGGTGTTCGAAGGCTCGGTGTGTCGTCAGGAGGATGGTATCCAGGCGATCTGGTCTGGGGCGGCGATGTCGATGGGGATTCGTCCGCGCCCTCGGGTCGAGATTGCTTCGAGTCGTCCCGCGTCATTCACGAGGAGCCAGGATCCATC contains the following coding sequences:
- a CDS encoding amidohydrolase family protein, which translates into the protein MGVPPLMRLFVADLVRTARGVSGDAILVHDGTIVELGQADRLRSANISEERLSGGVLLPGLRDAHIHPVGYASTKGGLLLDGVPDISTLLSVLADADAHLDGSWALTGSRLDEERLSDRRLPTRHDLDTIVTERPVFLTRVCGHIGVANTAALDAAGIGPHTPDPAAGSFDRDADGNPNGILRETAIGLVASVLRTPPVDAQALLETMRHLAHLGLTSLGGIVEVSGSLWTSGNELEMLADIASDLPLRVHGLVIGRTPDDIETAAHRIDRISSRLRFGGAKEFADGSLGGHTAALWAPYADKPEVAGTLRLDLSETLPRIRAALALDGSAAIHAIGDRGTSHVLDVFASLIAEGTDPTRLRMEHASMLDDDDLRRMAEMGVGACIQPAFVPSDGPWLEQRLGARRAACTYRFATMARNGVRLAGGSDAPVEAPSPLAGMAAARDRAGLWPEESLTANQAFALFTDDAARLLGEPEPLAPGSPADFIVLDRDPVTASPAELREASVLSTWVGGRKV
- a CDS encoding nitroreductase, coding for MAHSTNPYALIKGLRAVRQFTSDPIPDRDVDRILEAGRWTGSAKNTQRWAFVPLRDKAARETISACGNYTAPLRNATFGIALIRLPDGYEFDIGRVAQNMMLAAAALGIASCPVTLHDGECSRRILDLPDGHVCRYAIAFGYEDPERERISRSRRAYAGRKPMSELIWEFPR
- a CDS encoding inositol monophosphatase, producing MNDLQLARAAAREGASAIRRIFGHLTSVDYKGKVNPVTAADRESEERIQTLVSCERPDDAFLGEEAGGRIESARRMWIVDPLDGTVNFVHGVPHVAVSVALYEQGQPLVGVVLDVFRQEEFHAVAGGGAWSNDRRLIVSPTKTLNTAIVATGFPYDRRERADEYARTLGAVLARIQGLRRMGTASLDLAWVAAGRYDAFWEQKLGPWDVAAGLLLVREAGGIVTNRESEPSTPHDEHFIASNASLHDEWRRLIDHSLAEPRVDSAS
- a CDS encoding aminotransferase class III-fold pyridoxal phosphate-dependent enzyme, with product MKDFLDRFASSVAPVLAFDTDIHADHAEGLWVYDTDGNHYADFACGTAVVNLGHNHPNVVAAAREQLGKLTHAGCVFRYDSIVRVAERLREITPDGIEMFGFANSGAEAVEAGVKLAKYTTKRQGVVVFRGAFHGRTMGSVSYTTSNAKYRDGYHPILGSVWVAPFPHPYRWGMTEEEATKLSLDELQRMFKHEVLPKTIAAFLVEPVQGEGGYYPAPEPFLRALRDMADEHGIMLVFDEVQTGFGRTAEWFASDHFGIDPDIIVLGKGIANGMPLSAYGASREVMSAWPVGAHGTTYGGNPVACAASVAGLEVMEGLLPHARELSSHAFARFRTAQQEHPTIGDVRGLGLMIGVELVKDHDTREPDAEAMQFLARYGLEHELIIIACGPDGNVIRFIPPLITTIEELDQAIDTIEAGLDAYERR